Proteins from a genomic interval of Danio rerio strain Tuebingen ecotype United States chromosome 4, GRCz12tu, whole genome shotgun sequence:
- the LOC137491232 gene encoding uncharacterized protein: MAFIKEESEDVKIEETFTVKQEDLQEQTDLIEEKEESKDEEHHVKIEEKNNLQTDGILKRRDKNRFTCTQCGKSFGRKGDLKIHMRIHTGEKPFTCTQCGKSFSQSSHLNYHMMIHTGEKPFTCIQCRKSFNFSSNLHRHMRIHTGEKPFTCNQCWKSFSQKSNLNLHMRIHTRKKPFKCTQCGKSFNCSSDLYKHMRIHTGEKPFTCTQCEKSFNFSSNLRRHMRSHTGEKPFTCTQCGKSYNHISHLNQHMMIHTGEKPFKCTQCGKSFSQSSSLNQHMRIHTGEKPFQCTQCRKSFKISSNLYRHMRIHTGEKPFTCPQCGKSFSQSSHLNKHIMSHTGEKPFMSNHLV; encoded by the exons atggcctttattaaagaggagagtgaagatgtgaagattgaagaaacattcacagtcaaacaggaagatctgcaggaacaaacag acctaattgaagagaaagAGGAGAGTAAAGatgaggaacatcatgtcaaaattgaggaaaaaaataatttacagactgatggtattttgaaaaggagagacaagaatcgtttcacctgcactcagtgtggaaagagttttggaagaaaaggcgatcttaagattcacatgaggatccacactggagagaaaccattcacatgcactcagtgtgggaagagtttcagccaatcatctcaccttaattatcacatgatgatccacactggagagaaaccattcacatgcattcAGTGTAGGAAGAGTTTTAACTTTTCATCAAACCTtcatcgacacatgaggatccacactggagagaaaccattcacatgcaacCAGTgttggaagagtttcagccaaaaatcaaaccttaatctacacatgaggatccacactagaaagaaaccattcaaatgcactcaatgtgggaagagtttcaactgCTCATCAgacctttataaacacatgagaatccacactggagagaaaccattcacatgcactcagtgtgagaagagttttaACTTTTCATCAAACCTTCGTCGACACATGaggagccacactggagagaaaccattcacatgcactcagtgtgggaagagttacaACCAcatatcacaccttaatcaacacatgatgatccacactggagagaaaccattcaaatgcactcagtgtgggaagagtttcagccaatcatcatcccttaatcaacacatgagaatccacactggagagaaaccattccaatgcactcagtgtaggaagaGTTTTAAAATTTCATCAAACCTTTatagacacatgaggatccacactggagagaaaccattcacatgccctcagtgtgggaagagtttcagtcaatcatcacaccttaataaacacatcatgagccacactggagagaaaccgttcatgtctaatcatcttgtttaa